The window ATTTAAtgttgttattatatattttaatatgacaacatattttaaagataCCCAGGTATCATTCGGTTTACTTATAAAGCGTCTATCAGttaacccgggttaattagctagtttcttgacaatatatttttcattaatcaAAATATAGATGTTTCAATATTGAATTATAATAACTAAAGCCAATTAAAAATACGTAGTTAGAACTATTTAAAGTTAAGAACCAAACCCAAAATAGGTTCTATACAATTCTTTTTAAACACATATACCGTATATAGATTTTCAGTATTCAGATTATCTCAAATATGCAAGTCTTTTTACTCATATTTACATAATCAAATCGGGATATCTTAAAGCTTTTATCTGACCACCTTTAAGATTATACCTTACGTAATTCAAACCTCAGACTTCTTATAAAAATTCGACGAGGAATTAGTTTTTGTTCATCCTTTAGAATACTCATATCATgattgataaaaaataaaaaatcaaaaggtCAGATCTACTTATACAATATACAAAAGATCAAggacaaaaaatgaaaatacttttcaaaaattcCAACACATATTTCCCGGCCCCTTTCTATAAATTGAACCTGGACTCTTTACACCTTCTTGTTCATTCATAACCACCTTTCATTATACACCGCCGTCACTCACCGGAAAATTAAATTTTCCGGTTAATTAATTCCGGCAACTAATTATTTAATCTATTTTAACACAATGAGCTGCGCACATGTAGACACATTGATGTCGGATTTCTTAAAAAAGTCCGGCGGCGTTGCGGTAATTGACGGCGGACTAGCGACGGAGCTTGAACGGTACGGCGCTGATCTTAATGATCCGTTATGGAGTGCTAAATGTCTTGTAAACTCTACTCACCTTATTcgtcaggtatatatatataaacatacacacatatatatatgtatgtatatatttatttacattttaaccttattattattatcatttttattgttatatacaattatatataatgatgCTGAGAAAGTGAGAGGATTATGAATAGTTACGGACTTATGGATGCAGATTAACGGAACAACTGATTTTAGACGGTTAATTAGTTGATAATTTTGTATTAGTAGTTAAACTTTGAAGACCTCTGGTTACGCTATTTGCACGCCTCAATGGTGGCCTTTTGGATAATATAGAAAGATATTTTATTCATAGATATCATGATTTGGTTTTTGTAgaaatataactataatattttaCTAAAGAATTCTAAGTTTTGTGTTAAGTCGATTGGTGATTTCgtttaagttttgataaaaagaagatatAAGCACGGCGACCCCATAATTTTCATTATGATAAAAGATACAATTATCAACGTGCAAAGTCTATTTTATGTATTCAATTGTTATTGCAGACGGTGACAAATTGTATGgatataacacataaaaacataaaagttaTTAGTTATATAGATGTCACATTAGTAAAATACTTACAATAGTAATATTTGAAAGCTCGGTACACAAAATAGAAGGTTTTTTAAGTGGGATATATATGATAAGCTTTGGAATAAAGTTGACCTCATATTCAAATACTTAACTTTCTTTTAATATGTGTACCATCTAGTCTAGTGTTCTATCACTATAAGTGTTATCAAAAGGACAATCTCATGTTGCATACTTAAATGTAGAAAATGTAGTTTCAATAGAGAAATATTTGAAAGTTTGTTAAAAGATTGTCCTGTCCTTGGCGTGTCGTACATCGTACTCATTTGTTTGGTAGTGTAGGTACACCTTGATTATCTTGAAGCTGGTGCAGATATAATCATCACAGCATCTTATCAGGTGATAGATCACTCCTTCATGTAAatgcatatttctttttttctccaattttcaattttttcttgTATTGGACAGGCAACTATTCAAGGGTTTGAGGCTAAAGGCTATTCTTCAAAAGATGGCGAGATTATGCTTAGAAGAAGTGTGGAAATAGCCTGTGAAGCTAGGGATGTATATTATCAGAGATGTCGTGAATCTTCCAGTGAATATACCGGTGATGGTAGAATTTTCAAGCATCGTCCTATTTTAGTGGCCGCATCTGTAGGTAGTTATGGAGCGTATCTGGCTGATGGGTCTGAGTACAGGTAACCTGAAATAGTTTGTATCTAGCTTGCATTAGATTGTCATCAGTGCATTTCCAATACACATGGAATATTGTTCTGAATTGCATCTTGTTTTTTATTCTGCCCTGTTATAGTGGGGACTATGGTGAGGCGATGGATTTGGAATTCTTGAAGGATTTTCACCGAAAAAGAGTTCAAGTTTTAGCTGGATCTGGGGCTGATCTGATTGCATTTGAAACAGTGCCAAATAAGCTAGAAACACGGGTATTTATTCTTCTGTATGTTGAAAAACTTCAAGCAAATTTACTATCTacaatgacaaaaaaaaattctttaaatGGTTGTATCTTTTAGAGAAACAAAACCAACACAGGCCTTATCTGTTTAGTCATCATCCTCTTGGAGCTTAGTTCTAAGTTTAACTTGTGCTTGTATATTTAAAGCTAAACTGAGATTTATGCTAACAAGAACAACATTTGGTCCTTAACAGGCTTTTGCTGACCTTCTTGAAGAAGGCATAAATATTCCTGCATGGTTTGCCTTTAATTCTAAAGATGGTGTAAATGTGGTCAGTGGTGATTCTTTGGCCGAATGCACAACAATTGCTGATTCATGCAACAAAGTTGTTGCTGTAGGAATCAACTGCACCCCTCCTAGATTTATTGCTGGTCTGATTTCAACAATGAAAAAGGTATCACCCTTATTTCATGCTTCATTAGCTAAGGTTGTGTCGTTATAAGGCTTTGTCACTCTTCAACTCTAGTCTCTGGGCAAAAAAATGATCTCTTCTTTTTTTGGATTACAAAAGGTTTACCTCCTTGATGCCGTGGAAAACAATTAAACAAATGTAATAGGGCATCAAAGTTTACCTTGCAAAAACTCTGCTTCAGTATCTtctagttttgatttttaagtgACTTTTGAAACACATGTAATACATTATACAAAATACCTAATAATCAATAGCGGCAACTCTTTCCACTTCtgtttttattttagtattataAATTAGTAACCATAGTTTGTTGTCTTCCTCAGGTGACTATAAAACCAATACTTATATATCCTAATAGCGGTGAAAGTTATGATGCTCAAGTAAAGCAATGGGTGGTGAGTACTCATGGATTTttctttgatttggttttactTTATTGCCAgttaaatacacacacacacacacacacatatattagGCATTCTAAGACTTCTAGATATATTTGCATGGATCTAGAAACTGTTTGTCTATAtgtaaaatatagatataacacTCTACAGTGGAGATCAATAGAATACATTTG is drawn from Erigeron canadensis isolate Cc75 chromosome 9, C_canadensis_v1, whole genome shotgun sequence and contains these coding sequences:
- the LOC122581696 gene encoding homocysteine S-methyltransferase 2-like; its protein translation is MSCAHVDTLMSDFLKKSGGVAVIDGGLATELERYGADLNDPLWSAKCLVNSTHLIRQVHLDYLEAGADIIITASYQATIQGFEAKGYSSKDGEIMLRRSVEIACEARDVYYQRCRESSSEYTGDGRIFKHRPILVAASVGSYGAYLADGSEYSGDYGEAMDLEFLKDFHRKRVQVLAGSGADLIAFETVPNKLETRAFADLLEEGINIPAWFAFNSKDGVNVVSGDSLAECTTIADSCNKVVAVGINCTPPRFIAGLISTMKKVTIKPILIYPNSGESYDAQVKQWVQNTGVPDEDFVSYVNTWCEMGASLVGGCCRTTPDTIRAIHRTLPSRSVSTPLVENLQTDSGRVMIKTI